The genomic stretch AAGCCCGTGATCGTCGTCAGCGGCGTCTTGAACTCGTGACTGACGGTCGAGACGAAGTCGTCCTTGAGCCGGTGCAGGTGCGCGAGCTGGCGGTTCATCTCGGCCAGGCGCTTGGTCATCATCGCGCTCTCGATGAGCACCGCCGCCTCCTCCGCGATGACCCGCACGAACTGCAGATGGCTCTCGTTGAAGAAGTTCTTGCGGAAGCTCCCCACGCGCATGACGCCGATGCGGCGGGCCTCGATCTTCAGCGGCACCACCGCGAGCGAGTGACAGCGCCACAGTCGGGCGTAGCGCGCGAGGACGCGCGGGTCGTTCTGCGCGTCGCCGGTCATGAACGCCTGCCCGGAACGGAAGACCCGCACCGAGGAGGCCATCTCGTTCTTCAGCGAGATGCGGTAGAGAGAGCCCTCGTCGTCCTCGAGGCCGAAGGCTCCGGGCTGGGTCACGAGATCGCCGGCCGTGTCGTCGAGGAGGAGGAAGGCGCAGACGTCCGCCTCGAGGGCTTTGGCGACGGTGGAGGCGATGGCCCCGAGCACGTCGGGCTGGTCGGGGTGCTCGCTGATGGCCTCGGTGACTTCCTGCACGGTGCGCAGCTCGCGCGTCTTCTGGATGAGCTGGAGGTTGGTCTCGTCGAGCCGCCGCATCGTCAAGTGAAGGCCGCCCTCGAGGCGCTCGCGCGCGTGCCGCTGCTCCCAGGAGCGGGCGGCGCGCTCGGCGAGGGCGCCGCAGTGGGCGGTGAGGATGTCGAGCGCGCCCGCCCCCTCCCCGAGGGAGGAGGCCGCGGGGTCCGCGTCGAAGGCGCCGAGCAGGCCCCAGACCCGCCCGGGCGTCCCCCAGGCGCTCAGGCGCAGCGCGCGCAGGCCGCAGGCGGCGAGACGCTCGCGCAGGGCCTCGGGGAGGTCCTCCTTCCAGAGCACCGTCCCCTCGCGCGCGGCGCGCTCCCAGACCTCGACGGGGAACTCCAGGTCCACGGGCTCGAGCGCCGCGAGGAAGCCCGTGCGCAGGGCGAGCTCGGCGCGTTCGTTCGAGAACGCCCCCCCCAGGCCCATGCGGTACCAGAGGCAGAGGTGGAGATTCTCGAAGCGGCGGCCCAGCTCCTCCCCGCCGGACTGCAGCGCGCCGGCCAGCAGCTGAGGGGTCTCCGGCTCTCCCGGGTCCGAGAGGAGCTCGCGGGCGAAGGCGCCCAGTCCGAGCGCGCGCTCGCGCTCCAGGAAGAGCGCGCGGTCGAGCGGGAGCAGGAGGCGGAAGCGGGCCCACCAGTACGCGGCGGCCGCGCAGAGCGCCGCGGCGGCGGTCCCGGCCGCCAGCGCCCCGAGCGGCGTCGAGGGGCTCAACGCAGGGCCTCGGAGACGTCGAGGTAGGCGCGGAACACGGTCCCGGGGTCGTTGAGCAGGGAGAGCGGCAACCAGCCCAGCGCGACGCCGGCGTCGGCGCTCAGGTGGCCGACGGCATAGTGGAACTCGTCCTCGCGCTGCGCGAGGTCGCTGCCCGGAGGCGGTCCGACGAGGAGCGCCGTGCGCGCGCCGGCGGCGCGCAGAGCCCCCGCGACGACGTAGGGGGTGCCGAAGACCTGGGAGGGGTCGTAGATGCAGAGGGGACCGACCTTGAGGGGGCAGGGCCAGCCGTTCTGGCGGGCCGTGTCCTGGACGCGGCGCAGGCCGAAGCGCGCGTAGTCCTCGAGCCCGACGGGGAAGCAGAGCGCCGCGGCCTCGGGCCCGTCGAGCAGCAGCGTCTTGGCCGCCAGCACGGCCTGGACCTCCTCGGGGATCGGCGGCGCCGCCGTGGGCGCGGCCATGACCGCGTTCACCATGTCCTGCAGGGCGACGGGCTGCTGGGCCTGCGTGAGCAGCTCCTGCATGCGGAAGAGGCGGCGGGCCAGCAGCGAGGCCTCGGCCAGCGTCCCCCCGAGCCGCGTGCA from Elusimicrobiota bacterium encodes the following:
- a CDS encoding GAF domain-containing sensor histidine kinase, with the translated sequence MSPSTPLGALAAGTAAAALCAAAAYWWARFRLLLPLDRALFLERERALGLGAFARELLSDPGEPETPQLLAGALQSGGEELGRRFENLHLCLWYRMGLGGAFSNERAELALRTGFLAALEPVDLEFPVEVWERAAREGTVLWKEDLPEALRERLAACGLRALRLSAWGTPGRVWGLLGAFDADPAASSLGEGAGALDILTAHCGALAERAARSWEQRHARERLEGGLHLTMRRLDETNLQLIQKTRELRTVQEVTEAISEHPDQPDVLGAIASTVAKALEADVCAFLLLDDTAGDLVTQPGAFGLEDDEGSLYRISLKNEMASSVRVFRSGQAFMTGDAQNDPRVLARYARLWRCHSLAVVPLKIEARRIGVMRVGSFRKNFFNESHLQFVRVIAEEAAVLIESAMMTKRLAEMNRQLAHLHRLKDDFVSTVSHEFKTPLTTITGFLSVVLDEEAGPLSKDQRRFLTSCKAASERLRLLVSGLLDISKLEGGLRMEFASVALDDLARLAVENHLWDAEKGGVSVILEAPKRLPPVHGDEKWLAQVLDNLLSNAVKFTPRGGKVELALENKGECVEVRVCDSGIGIPEEDRERIFEKFYRGKNREKLRTPGTGLGLAICRSIIDKHEGRIWFESEAGKGTRFFFQVPVSKVALQERPDKLKSEGRPSEGENT